One region of Hemitrygon akajei unplaced genomic scaffold, sHemAka1.3 Scf000045, whole genome shotgun sequence genomic DNA includes:
- the LOC140720615 gene encoding NACHT, LRR and PYD domains-containing protein 3-like: MATGGKLNRVQKILKRLLPGGSLREDDRDTGSKVPKQGRIESNVPMECSPATAEVEQIQPSEVNACQPRDSDVKDTDQDPGTSTSEATVCQLGTSLNTELSSPQQGAEPEFTVSDLLAEGGEYRLYQLTKFYRARLKQAIEEKVERLGWMLTKEGHFSREENEKVTELTEKGNRTESSRLFLSLVMGKGSQTRRAMWKSFLMWRTELPKLDRILREIQELGPDPQEYMNIGQGLSELPTQLIDVQQKHKETLWAQTEKLRVNTILMREKVKVFQLVDRYAELTVISTVRDQRLVKHELLARGREHEEWREKHLRGKLEKIRTDQLFQSSFSRSKFKSGSTAAVAGVPGIGKSTMVQKIVYDWATGKIYQQFQFVFSFKFWDLNTINCRINLKELILDQYPYFGNILREVWKNPKGLLFIFDGLDEFNDKIDFADSRRGTKPQPICTDPEFKCKVSDIVYSLIQHKLLPGCSVLVTTRPTALHLLEKAEISIWPEILGFDGDERKEYFIRHFEDQTVATAVFKHVEENDILYTMSYNPSYCWILALALGPFFTQRVRDPQRVPKTITQLHSYYIYNILKNHGREIENPRDVLHRVGQMAFRGVSERKIVFTDGDLINHNLQPSQFLSGFLMELLEREDSARSVVYTFPHLTIQEFVAAVAQFLIPDGRDIMKLLTEAHCVKDGRFEVFLRFVAGLSNPMTARGLEEFLGPFPHQTTCRVIDWVKEEVKRRSGNTRSEAGKRSLLNTLHYLFESQNRGLAQAALGSVKKLSFSEMTLTLIDCAVLSHVIGLCDTIKHLDLENCHIQCEGIQRLGPGLHKCQKLRLGRNKLGDSGVKLVSAVLRNPGCKILTLGLWGVGLTDSGAEDLVSALSTNPSLTGLNLGSNSLTDQSVPAFRRLILTLPSLEWIWLARNLFSETGEKELRSRRGVRPGLTVIV, from the exons atggcaaCAG GTGGGAAATTAAATCGGGTACAGAAAATACTCAAAAGGCTTTTACCAGGCGGATCATTGAGGGAAGATGACCGGGACACGGGaagcaaggtaccaaagcagggtCGGATTGAGAGCAATGTCCCAATGGAATGTAGTCCGGCCACAGCGGAAGTGGAGCAAATTCAGCCCAGTGAAGTGaatgcctgtcagcccagagacagtgacgtcaaagacaccgatcaggaccctggaaccagcacaagtgaggcgactgtctgtcagcTCGGAACCTCATTGAACACGGAATTATCAAGTCCCCAACAAGGAGCgg agccagagtttacagtctctgacctcctggcagaggggggcgagtatcgactgtaccaactgacgAAGTTCTACAGGGCCAGGCTCAAACAAgcgattgaagaaaaggttgaaagactcggttggatgttgacaaaggagggacatttcagtagagaagaaaatgag aaagtcactgaactgacagagaagggaaaccggacagagagttccagactcttcctcagtttggtgatgggcaaaggctccCAGACCCGGAGGGCAATGTGGAAATCCTTTCtgatgtggaggactgagttaccgaagttggacagaatactgagggaaatacaggaactcg gtcctgatccacaggaatacatgaacatcggccaagggttatctgagttacccactcaactgatag atgttcaacagaaacacaaggagactctatgggcacaaactgaaaaactgagagtgaacacgatcctgatgagagagaaggtgaaggttttccagctggttgatcgatacgctgagctcacggtcatttctactgttcgagatcagAGACTGGTgaaacatgagctgctggcaagaggcagagagcacgaggagtggagagaaaaacatctcCGTGgaaagctggaaaaaatccggacaGATCAgctgttccagagcagcttttcccgaaGTAAATTCAAATCTGGGAGTacggcagcagtggccggagtcccggggatcgggaaatcaacaatggtacaaaagatcgtttatgactgggccacggggaaaatataccaacaattccagtttgtcttcagtttcaaattctgggatttaaacaccattaactgcagaataaatctgaaggaactgattctggatcagtatccttactttgggaatatcctgagagaggtctggaagaatccaaagggattgctgtttatattcgatggtttggatgaattcaatgacaaaattgattttgctgacagtcggagaggCACAAAACCTCAGCCCatatgcacagatcctgaattcaaatgcaaggtgtctgacattgtgtacagtttaatccagcacaagctgctcccagggtgttcagtgctggtgaccacccgtcccactgcgttacatttattggaaaaggcagagatcAGTATCTGgcctgaaatcctgggatttgatggtgacgaacggaaggaatatttcatcaggcattttgaagatcagacggtggcaacagctgttttcaaacacgtggagGAGAACGatatcctgtacaccatgagctacaacccctcctactgctggatcctcgctctggcactgggccccttcttcacacaaagagtcagggacccgcagcgagttcccaagaccatcacccaactgcactcctactatatttataacatcctgaaaaaccacggccgtgagattgagaacccccgtgatgtgttacacagagttggtcagatggccttcagaggagtgtccgagaggaagattgtgtttacagatggagatttgatcaaccacaatctgcagccttcccagttcctgtccgggttcctgatggagcttttggagagagaggattctgcccggagcgtggtgtacacattcccacacctcaccatccaagagtttgtagctgcagtcgcacaattcctgatccCAGATGGCAGAGATATtatgaaactcctcactgaagcccactgCGTGAaggatgggcgatttgaggtatttctccgttttgttgctggtctctccaacccaatgacagctcggggcctggaggagtttctgggtccatttcctcatcagaCAACCTGCAGGGtcattgactgggtgaaggaggaggttaaacgccggagtggaaacacgaggagtgaagctggtaaaaggagcctcctgaacacattgcactacctgtttgagtctcagaatcgtggacttgctcaggccgcactgggatctgtgaaaaAACTTTCATTCAGTGAAATGACACTGACCCTGATTGACtgtgcggtcctgtctcatgtcatcggactctgtgatacaataaaacacctcgacctggagaactgccacattcagtgtgaaggaatccagcggctgggacccggactgcacaagtgccagaagttgag acttgggcggaataaactgggagattcaggagtgaaactggtgtctgcggttCTGAGGAACCCGGGGTGTAAAATACTGacactggg gctgtggggtgtcggtctcacagattctggtgccgaggatctcgtctccgctctcagtacaaacccatcactgacggggctGAACCTGGGAtcaaactcgctgacagaccaatctgtccccgctttccgccgcctcatactgaccctcccgagtctggagtggatctg GCTGGCGAGGAATCTGTTCAGTGAGACCGgagagaaggaactgagatctcggCGGGGAGTTAGACCCGGACTGACAGTGAtcgtgtga